A single window of Anaerocolumna chitinilytica DNA harbors:
- a CDS encoding sugar ABC transporter permease translates to MNENSKAKMSLGTEIATMLKSNIRDYAMYIALVVIFIFFGIKTSGLFLSSRNLSDLINQTGYVAVLAIGMTIILIIKHIDLSVGYVAGFLGAVSAILLKTGLNVWLVIPIIMCLGIVVGIYQGFLVSKIGVPAFVTTLAGMFIFRGLLSLVTQGTGTIIVSDKTFKALSNGFIPSIFNIGNIHGLTLLIGIVAVILMTYSQFKSRKNMQKYNFQVSSTPIFFFKIAFITLIIIVIFSILAGYKGVPWTAVIVGTVLFIYNFMLNKTKLGRYIYGIGGNAEAAELSGVNVKKITFFAFASMSMLAALAGMLYTSRLSSATPQAGLGFELDAIASSYIGGVSVNGGIGRVTNTIIGALVIMSLTNGMNLMGVDISYQYIVKGAIFILAVAFDVRTRGRRK, encoded by the coding sequence TCCCTTGGTACAGAGATTGCTACTATGTTAAAAAGCAATATCAGGGATTACGCCATGTATATCGCTTTAGTAGTTATTTTTATTTTCTTTGGAATCAAAACTAGCGGATTATTTTTATCATCTAGAAATTTATCCGATTTAATTAATCAAACAGGTTATGTAGCAGTACTTGCTATTGGTATGACCATTATACTTATTATTAAACACATTGACTTATCCGTTGGATATGTAGCAGGTTTCCTTGGTGCTGTATCAGCGATCTTATTAAAAACAGGACTGAATGTATGGTTGGTAATTCCCATTATCATGTGTCTTGGTATTGTGGTTGGTATCTATCAGGGATTCTTAGTATCTAAAATAGGCGTTCCTGCCTTTGTAACCACACTTGCCGGTATGTTTATCTTTAGAGGTCTTCTTTCCCTGGTTACACAAGGAACCGGAACGATTATTGTATCCGATAAGACTTTTAAAGCCCTTTCCAACGGATTTATACCTTCCATCTTTAACATTGGAAATATTCACGGCCTGACTCTTCTTATTGGTATTGTAGCTGTAATTCTTATGACATACAGCCAGTTTAAATCCAGAAAGAACATGCAAAAATACAATTTCCAAGTTAGTTCCACTCCGATATTTTTCTTTAAGATTGCCTTTATAACCTTGATTATTATTGTAATCTTTTCCATCCTTGCAGGATATAAAGGTGTGCCTTGGACAGCAGTTATCGTTGGAACCGTATTATTCATTTATAATTTTATGTTAAACAAAACGAAACTTGGCAGATATATCTATGGTATCGGCGGAAATGCTGAAGCTGCAGAGTTATCCGGTGTTAATGTTAAGAAAATTACATTCTTTGCTTTTGCATCCATGAGTATGTTAGCTGCTTTAGCAGGAATGCTTTATACCTCAAGACTTTCCTCCGCAACTCCCCAGGCCGGTCTTGGTTTCGAACTTGACGCCATTGCTTCTTCTTACATCGGCGGTGTATCTGTTAATGGTGGTATTGGTCGTGTAACCAATACGATAATCGGTGCTTTGGTTATCATGTCCCTTACAAATGGTATGAACCTTATGGGTGTGGATATTTCATACCAGTATATTGTAAAGGGTGCTATCTTTATCTTAGCTGTTGCTTTTGATGTAAGAACAAGAGGCAGAAGAAAATAA